One Ardenticatenales bacterium genomic region harbors:
- the lysS gene encoding lysine--tRNA ligase, which yields MLWEPNTLEIRRLEKLEEWRNAGTNPFPLRASRTHTTAAAIAQYLARENENAADNDSLPATLCGRVISSRDMGRTVFAHIEDGLGRIQLFLRRNDLGDESHLMFRKLVDLGDFVQASGELFRTRMGEVSLRVTDWTILSKAISPLPVVKEQEVDGQIVRYSAFADVEERFRQRYADLAVNAETRDVFRTRARLIQALRRFLDENDFLEVETPVLQPLYGGAAARPFTSYHNQLKQELYLRISFELYLKRLLVGGYERVYEIGRDFRNEGVDATHNPEFTQLEFYAAYWDYHDVMDFTERMLAYVAEAIVGKPEVMYQGQVIDLRGPWRRVTMREAIREYAGIDYMAYPTAAALGPAIKAIGGHAPPDASWGKLVDGLLGDFVQPKLVQPTFVTEYPRDISPLAKAIPGDPMHVERFEYFIAGMEMGNAFTELNDPLDQRQRFEDMQRLYRPGDEEAHPIDEDYLRAMRYGMPPNGGFGTGVDRLAMLFTDKTTIREVLLFPHLRPRDD from the coding sequence CCCTTTCCCCTGCGCGCATCCCGAACCCACACGACGGCTGCCGCCATCGCCCAATACCTGGCCCGCGAAAACGAAAACGCCGCCGACAACGATTCCCTTCCCGCCACCCTATGCGGCCGCGTCATCAGCAGCCGTGATATGGGGAGAACGGTCTTTGCCCATATTGAAGACGGTTTAGGTCGCATCCAACTATTCCTGCGTCGCAACGACCTGGGGGATGAATCCCACCTCATGTTCCGCAAACTGGTTGACCTGGGCGACTTCGTGCAGGCCAGCGGTGAACTATTCCGCACGCGCATGGGCGAAGTCAGTCTGCGCGTCACCGATTGGACCATCTTGAGTAAAGCCATCAGCCCGCTGCCTGTTGTCAAGGAACAGGAAGTAGACGGGCAAATCGTGCGCTACAGCGCCTTCGCCGACGTTGAGGAGCGTTTCCGCCAGCGTTACGCCGACCTGGCCGTGAACGCGGAAACGCGCGATGTGTTCCGCACGCGGGCGCGCCTGATTCAAGCTCTGCGCCGCTTCCTCGATGAAAACGACTTCCTGGAAGTAGAGACACCCGTATTGCAGCCGCTGTATGGCGGCGCGGCGGCGCGTCCCTTCACCAGCTACCACAACCAGTTAAAGCAAGAGCTTTACCTGCGCATTTCCTTTGAACTCTACCTGAAGCGGTTGCTGGTGGGCGGTTATGAGCGTGTTTATGAGATCGGGCGTGATTTCCGTAACGAGGGCGTGGATGCCACGCACAATCCAGAATTCACGCAGCTTGAGTTCTATGCCGCTTACTGGGATTATCACGACGTGATGGATTTTACGGAGCGAATGCTGGCCTATGTGGCCGAGGCGATTGTGGGCAAACCGGAAGTGATGTACCAGGGGCAGGTGATTGACCTCAGGGGACCGTGGCGGCGTGTGACCATGCGTGAGGCTATTCGGGAATATGCCGGCATCGACTACATGGCTTATCCCACGGCGGCGGCCCTCGGTCCGGCAATAAAGGCGATTGGCGGGCACGCGCCCCCGGACGCCAGTTGGGGCAAACTCGTCGATGGCTTGCTGGGCGATTTTGTCCAACCCAAACTGGTTCAGCCGACGTTTGTCACCGAATATCCACGGGATATTTCCCCGCTGGCGAAGGCGATCCCCGGCGACCCAATGCATGTGGAGCGTTTTGAGTACTTTATTGCCGGCATGGAAATGGGCAACGCCTTCACCGAACTGAACGACCCCCTCGATCAGCGGCAGCGGTTCGAGGACATGCAGCGTCTCTATCGCCCCGGCGACGAAGAAGCTCATCCCATCGACGAAGACTACCTGCGCGCCATGCGCTACGGCATGCCGCCCAACGGGGGCTTCGGCACGGGCGTAGACAGACTGGCAATGCTGTTCACCGACAAGACCACCATCCGCGAAGTCCTGCTCTTTCCTCATTTGCGCCCGCGCGACGATTGA
- the serS gene encoding serine--tRNA ligase, whose amino-acid sequence MLDIELIRQETEKVKKGVADRNDNAPIDELLGNDERRRKLIQEVEELRRQRNESSKQIGRWMGSLKKMEADLRRAEAAQDVEQATMLQTQVNSLQFNADEAKDETRRIGDQIAALDEELRQVEGELREQMLWVPNIPHASVPVGPDESYNVHHEPQGAAEPAFAFTPRPHWDLGPQLDIIDFERGVRLSGSRFYLLKGWGARLQRGLIQFMLDYHVRQHGYTEIYPPFIVRSAMFEAAGQLPKFYDNIYRDAEEDFMLLGTAEIALTNLHRDEILSEENLPCKYVAYTPCFRREKMSAGKDVRGIKRGHQFDKVEMYQFTRPEDSFEALEDMLQHGLDICRALGFRYRVVELATGDLGFASTKTYDIEIWAAGCQEWLEVSSASNCLDFQARRAGARYRQAGNGRVQFMHTLNASGLALPRVMITILENNQREDGSVVIPEALRPYVGAEIIPAPAGN is encoded by the coding sequence ATGCTGGACATAGAATTGATACGTCAGGAAACAGAAAAAGTGAAAAAAGGCGTGGCCGACCGCAATGACAACGCCCCTATTGATGAATTGCTGGGCAATGATGAGCGGCGGCGCAAACTGATTCAGGAAGTGGAAGAACTGCGCCGGCAGCGCAATGAAAGCTCGAAGCAAATTGGTCGCTGGATGGGCAGCCTGAAGAAAATGGAGGCGGACCTGCGCCGCGCGGAAGCAGCCCAAGATGTGGAACAAGCCACCATGCTGCAAACACAGGTCAACAGCCTGCAATTTAACGCGGATGAGGCCAAAGACGAGACACGCCGCATCGGCGACCAGATTGCGGCGCTGGACGAGGAACTGCGCCAGGTGGAGGGGGAACTGCGAGAGCAGATGCTGTGGGTCCCCAATATTCCGCACGCCAGCGTCCCCGTTGGCCCGGACGAGTCGTACAACGTGCATCACGAGCCGCAAGGGGCCGCGGAACCGGCCTTTGCTTTCACGCCCCGGCCGCATTGGGACCTGGGGCCGCAGTTGGACATCATCGACTTTGAGCGTGGTGTGCGTCTCAGCGGCAGCCGCTTTTATTTGCTGAAGGGGTGGGGGGCGCGGTTGCAGCGTGGCCTGATCCAATTCATGCTAGACTATCATGTGCGGCAACATGGCTACACGGAAATCTATCCCCCGTTTATTGTGCGTTCAGCTATGTTTGAGGCCGCGGGACAACTACCCAAGTTTTATGACAACATTTACCGCGACGCGGAAGAGGATTTTATGCTGCTGGGCACGGCGGAGATCGCGCTGACGAATCTGCATCGGGATGAAATCCTGAGTGAAGAGAACCTGCCGTGTAAGTATGTGGCGTACACGCCTTGTTTCCGCCGCGAGAAGATGAGTGCCGGCAAAGATGTGCGCGGCATCAAGCGTGGACACCAGTTCGACAAGGTGGAAATGTATCAGTTCACCCGCCCGGAAGACAGCTTCGAGGCATTGGAAGACATGCTGCAACATGGCCTGGACATCTGTCGTGCCCTCGGTTTTCGTTATCGCGTGGTGGAACTGGCAACGGGTGACCTGGGCTTTGCTTCCACCAAGACGTATGACATTGAGATTTGGGCAGCCGGCTGCCAGGAGTGGCTGGAAGTTAGCTCGGCCAGCAACTGCCTCGACTTCCAGGCGCGGCGAGCGGGCGCGCGCTATCGTCAGGCGGGCAATGGTCGTGTGCAGTTCATGCACACGCTGAATGCCAGCGGGCTGGCCCTGCCCCGTGTCATGATCACCATTCTGGAGAATAACCAGCGGGAAGATGGCAGCGTAGTCATACCGGAGGCGCTGCGTCCCTACGTCGGCGCCGAGATCATTCCCGCGCCTGCCGGCAATTAA
- a CDS encoding glycosyltransferase, translating to MLSVHTCPLATLGGKKTGGMNVYVRDFSRVLGQQGILVDVFTRSQDDCQPMIKHDLGYGARVIHIPAGPEKPIPVIEVSNYLDEFVAGVVAFAAEQGITYDLIHSHYWLSGLVADGLRQAWGWHIPIVQMFHTLGHMKNRIAGSDSERAPQARIDGETRIIQEIADRIVAATPAEEAQLFWLYDADKNKVRVIPPGVDLQRFRLLPTTLAKEHIGIPLADKNIIFAGRIEPLKGIDTLLCAMAMLQRHYPQVVRNVCVSIIGGDPWADTPDAEMARLQELRHKLGIHDLVTFLGSKDQDELPYYYAAAEMVVMPSHYESFGMVALEAMAMGTPVIASEVGGLAFLVRDGETGFHVPSRDPEALAERIYTLLTDTECRERLGIQAHAYAQQYDWDIIVERMLALYEELWSVPVAPPHY from the coding sequence ATGCTCAGCGTCCATACCTGCCCCCTGGCAACCCTGGGCGGCAAAAAAACAGGCGGCATGAATGTCTACGTGCGCGATTTCAGCCGCGTATTGGGGCAGCAGGGCATCCTGGTAGACGTGTTCACCCGCTCGCAGGACGACTGCCAGCCGATGATTAAGCATGATCTCGGTTACGGCGCGCGCGTGATCCACATCCCCGCCGGACCGGAAAAACCGATCCCCGTGATTGAGGTGAGCAACTATCTGGATGAATTTGTGGCCGGCGTGGTCGCTTTTGCCGCCGAACAAGGCATCACCTATGATCTCATCCACAGCCACTATTGGCTATCCGGGCTGGTAGCAGACGGATTGCGGCAAGCATGGGGGTGGCACATTCCCATCGTGCAAATGTTCCATACGCTGGGGCATATGAAAAACCGAATTGCCGGCAGCGACAGTGAACGCGCGCCGCAGGCACGAATTGACGGCGAAACACGCATCATCCAGGAGATTGCCGACCGTATCGTTGCGGCGACGCCGGCAGAGGAAGCGCAGCTTTTCTGGCTCTATGACGCGGACAAGAACAAAGTCAGGGTGATTCCGCCGGGCGTGGATTTGCAGCGATTCCGGCTGCTGCCGACAACTCTGGCGAAAGAGCATATCGGGATTCCGCTGGCTGATAAGAATATCATTTTTGCCGGCAGAATCGAACCCCTCAAAGGCATCGACACCCTCCTCTGCGCCATGGCCATGCTGCAACGACACTACCCGCAAGTCGTCCGCAACGTCTGCGTCTCCATCATCGGCGGCGACCCATGGGCAGACACGCCGGACGCGGAAATGGCCCGCCTGCAAGAACTACGTCACAAACTGGGCATCCACGATCTGGTCACTTTCCTCGGCTCCAAAGACCAGGACGAACTTCCCTACTACTACGCCGCCGCCGAAATGGTCGTCATGCCCTCCCACTACGAGAGCTTCGGCATGGTCGCCCTGGAGGCCATGGCCATGGGCACGCCCGTCATCGCCTCCGAAGTCGGTGGGCTGGCCTTCCTCGTCCGCGACGGCGAAACAGGTTTCCACGTCCCCTCCCGCGACCCCGAAGCGCTGGCCGAACGTATCTACACCTTGCTCACAGACACGGAATGCCGTGAGCGTCTGGGCATCCAGGCACACGCCTACGCCCAGCAATACGACTGGGACATCATCGTCGAGCGGATGCTGGCCCTCTATGAAGAACTCTGGTCTGTTCCCGTGGCTCCCCCCCATTATTAA
- a CDS encoding GNAT family N-acetyltransferase: MLKTEQLHNMQAFTQLAEEWDALVGQSMTDTPFQTLAYQRAWWQHLAPSDLHTIAARDEEGALAGIATFYVIDGVVHFNGCVEETDYLDLIAPAARAEAVWTAVMDCLMSDDFPSWHTLELCNVPASSPTRAILPQLAARHNLAFSTHIHEVCPIIQLPPTFDAYLDTLDKKQRHELRRKLRRADGAEVIIHHVQPGADIAAEVNDFLDLLQKSTPEKHAWLNDGRRAVFHEVAAAALQNGTLQLLFLIIEGQKAAALFNFAYKDRIWVYNSGLDPDNFAWLSAGVVLTARAIEMSIADGFAIFDFLRGDEAYKYRFGAKDTEIHRLVLQKE; this comes from the coding sequence ATGTTGAAAACTGAACAATTGCACAATATGCAAGCCTTCACGCAATTGGCGGAGGAATGGGATGCGCTCGTCGGGCAAAGCATGACGGATACACCTTTCCAGACGCTGGCCTACCAACGCGCCTGGTGGCAACACCTCGCCCCCAGCGACCTGCACACGATTGCCGCGCGCGATGAAGAGGGCGCGCTGGCGGGCATTGCCACTTTTTACGTGATAGATGGCGTGGTCCATTTCAACGGCTGCGTAGAAGAGACGGATTACCTGGACCTGATCGCGCCCGCCGCGCGGGCGGAAGCGGTGTGGACGGCGGTGATGGATTGTCTGATGAGCGATGATTTTCCGTCCTGGCACACATTGGAGTTGTGTAATGTGCCGGCATCTTCGCCCACCCGCGCCATTCTTCCCCAACTCGCCGCTCGCCACAACCTCGCCTTCTCCACCCACATCCACGAAGTCTGCCCCATCATCCAACTCCCCCCCACCTTCGACGCCTACCTGGACACCCTCGACAAAAAACAACGGCACGAACTGCGCCGCAAACTCCGCCGCGCGGACGGCGCCGAAGTCATCATCCACCACGTCCAGCCCGGCGCGGACATTGCCGCCGAAGTCAACGACTTCCTCGACCTGCTGCAAAAAAGCACCCCCGAAAAACACGCCTGGCTCAACGATGGTCGCCGCGCCGTTTTTCACGAAGTTGCCGCCGCCGCGCTGCAAAACGGCACACTGCAACTCCTCTTCCTGATTATCGAAGGCCAGAAAGCCGCCGCCCTCTTCAATTTCGCCTACAAAGACCGCATCTGGGTCTACAATTCCGGCCTTGATCCCGACAATTTCGCCTGGCTCAGCGCCGGCGTGGTACTGACGGCGCGCGCCATCGAAATGAGCATTGCCGATGGCTTCGCCATCTTCGACTTCCTGCGCGGCGATGAAGCGTATAAATACCGCTTTGGCGCCAAAGACACGGAAATCCACCGCCTGGTGCTGCAAAAGGAGTAA
- a CDS encoding SEC-C domain-containing protein: MFADMRNNIDTGVAERFFREISAHQEFIRQQQAAAAAKMQLNQSGYEVVQRGKGRGVELRREMPKVGRNDPCPCGSGKKYKNCHMRQDMAASAGTSAGSNGQQNQSATAGQRKAKRRRR, translated from the coding sequence ATGTTCGCCGATATGCGCAACAACATCGACACGGGTGTCGCCGAACGCTTCTTCCGCGAAATCTCCGCGCATCAGGAATTTATCCGCCAGCAACAAGCCGCCGCCGCCGCCAAAATGCAGCTCAATCAATCGGGCTACGAAGTGGTACAGCGCGGCAAGGGGCGCGGCGTCGAACTACGACGCGAAATGCCCAAAGTAGGACGCAACGATCCCTGCCCGTGCGGCAGTGGCAAGAAATACAAGAACTGTCATATGCGCCAGGACATGGCCGCTTCTGCCGGCACAAGTGCCGGCAGCAACGGACAGCAGAACCAGAGCGCCACCGCCGGACAGCGCAAAGCCAAACGTCGCCGCCGTTAG
- a CDS encoding ribose-phosphate diphosphokinase, protein MTTRTYGEIKLLAGSGCPELARRIANYLGLTLGDWDIIQFPNKNIWIQLKESVRGQDVFIIQSHSQPVHTNIMETLIAIDCVNRDSAGRITLVAPYLAYSQSDQKTLPRVPITARLLADMIEVAGADRWMTIDLHAGQIQGFYKIPGDHLTARYIITDYLKEKNLVDPVIVTTDLGFAKMGRKYADMLHASIAFVEKRRIANDLLKREALGLIGDVRNRDVIIIDDLVDTAGSMAQAVNVVKDYGGNNVYVAFTHPVLSDPATERLRDLPVQEYITTDTLPIPPEKRLPNCTVLSVAQLLGEVIQRSHEGRSVGQLFNE, encoded by the coding sequence ATGACAACACGTACGTATGGCGAAATCAAGTTGCTGGCCGGCTCCGGTTGCCCGGAGCTGGCGCGGCGGATTGCCAACTACCTGGGCCTGACGCTGGGGGATTGGGACATCATCCAGTTTCCGAACAAGAATATCTGGATACAACTGAAGGAAAGTGTGCGCGGGCAGGATGTGTTCATCATCCAGAGCCATTCGCAGCCGGTGCATACGAACATCATGGAGACATTGATTGCCATTGACTGCGTGAACCGGGATAGTGCCGGCAGAATCACCCTCGTTGCTCCCTATCTGGCCTATTCCCAAAGCGATCAGAAGACGCTCCCGCGCGTGCCCATCACGGCGCGACTGCTGGCGGACATGATAGAAGTTGCCGGCGCGGACCGCTGGATGACCATTGACCTGCACGCCGGCCAGATTCAAGGCTTCTACAAAATCCCCGGCGACCACCTCACCGCCCGCTATATCATCACCGACTACCTGAAAGAGAAAAACCTCGTCGATCCCGTTATCGTCACCACAGACCTCGGCTTCGCCAAAATGGGCCGCAAATACGCCGACATGCTGCACGCCTCCATCGCCTTCGTGGAAAAACGCCGCATTGCCAACGACCTGCTCAAACGGGAAGCCCTCGGACTTATCGGGGACGTGCGCAACCGAGACGTAATCATCATCGACGATCTGGTGGACACCGCCGGTTCCATGGCCCAGGCCGTCAACGTCGTCAAGGATTACGGCGGCAACAACGTCTACGTCGCCTTCACCCACCCCGTCCTTTCCGATCCGGCTACGGAACGGCTGCGCGACTTGCCCGTGCAAGAATACATCACCACCGACACCCTGCCCATCCCCCCCGAAAAGCGGCTCCCCAACTGCACGGTCCTCAGCGTCGCCCAACTGCTGGGCGAAGTCATCCAGCGTTCACACGAAGGGCGCAGCGTTGGGCAATTATTTAACGAATAG
- the meaB gene encoding methylmalonyl Co-A mutase-associated GTPase MeaB, producing MNDALIAGVRQGNRRALARAITLVERSREGAEAAVRALYTHTGRAHIVGITGSPGSGKSTLVNELAKTFRARQSDAGQPLQVGIVAVDPSSPFTGGALLGDRVRMRDLAGDAGIFIRSMASRGQLGGLAEATAAVVKVLDAAGFDIILVETVGAGQAEVDIASTAHTVLVIEAPGMGDEIQTIKAGILEIADILVVNKADRPSKESTVKALRMMLHLNPTGTRATYEIRHHGQRMTVPGPNHNGPETERHRWETTLFETVATEGAGISHLVDGIQQHRAYLRSSGEWRVREQERSRQEVDQLLQARFMAHLAAVVPESQRQQLIAAIAAREIDPYAAVARLYAHLNT from the coding sequence ATCAACGACGCGCTCATCGCCGGTGTGCGCCAGGGCAACCGTCGCGCCCTTGCCCGCGCCATCACCCTCGTGGAACGCAGCCGAGAAGGAGCCGAAGCCGCCGTCCGCGCCCTCTACACGCACACGGGGCGCGCCCACATCGTGGGCATCACCGGTTCCCCCGGCTCCGGGAAAAGCACGCTCGTCAACGAACTGGCGAAAACGTTTCGCGCGCGCCAAAGTGACGCAGGACAGCCGCTGCAAGTGGGTATCGTTGCCGTTGACCCCAGCAGCCCGTTCACGGGTGGGGCGCTGCTGGGCGACCGGGTGCGCATGAGGGATTTGGCGGGAGATGCCGGCATTTTCATCCGCAGCATGGCCTCCCGTGGACAACTGGGCGGGCTGGCCGAAGCCACCGCCGCCGTCGTCAAAGTCCTCGACGCCGCCGGCTTCGACATCATCCTCGTGGAAACCGTCGGTGCGGGACAGGCCGAAGTAGACATCGCCAGCACCGCCCACACCGTCCTCGTCATCGAAGCCCCCGGCATGGGCGACGAAATCCAGACCATCAAAGCCGGCATCCTGGAAATCGCCGACATCCTCGTTGTCAACAAAGCCGACCGCCCCAGCAAGGAAAGTACCGTCAAGGCGCTGCGCATGATGCTGCACCTCAACCCCACCGGCACCCGCGCCACCTACGAAATCCGCCACCACGGCCAACGCATGACCGTGCCCGGACCAAACCACAATGGCCCCGAAACAGAGCGCCACCGCTGGGAAACAACGCTCTTTGAAACCGTCGCCACGGAAGGTGCCGGCATCTCGCATCTCGTTGATGGCATTCAGCAACACCGGGCCTACCTGCGCAGCAGCGGCGAATGGCGCGTGCGCGAGCAGGAACGCAGCCGCCAGGAAGTGGACCAACTGCTGCAAGCCCGCTTCATGGCCCATCTGGCCGCCGTTGTGCCCGAATCGCAGCGGCAGCAGCTTATTGCCGCCATTGCCGCCCGCGAAATCGACCCCTATGCTGCCGTAGCGCGGCTCTACGCACACCTGAACACCTAG
- a CDS encoding cobalamin B12-binding domain-containing protein: MEERKIRVLIAKPGLDGHDRGAKVIARALRDAGMEVIYTGLRQTPQMVVEAALQEDVDVIGLSMLSGAHITLVPAIMDLLRANDMEDVPVFLGGIIPNDDWPLMHEQGVADIFGPGASTEDIVRTIRERVLGEG, translated from the coding sequence ATGGAAGAACGTAAAATCCGTGTCCTGATCGCCAAGCCTGGCCTGGACGGACATGATCGTGGCGCAAAAGTGATTGCGCGGGCGCTGCGCGATGCCGGCATGGAAGTTATCTACACCGGTCTGCGCCAAACACCGCAGATGGTCGTCGAAGCCGCCTTGCAAGAAGACGTAGACGTGATCGGTCTGAGCATGTTGTCCGGCGCGCACATAACGCTCGTGCCCGCCATCATGGACCTGCTGCGCGCCAACGACATGGAAGACGTCCCCGTCTTTCTCGGCGGCATCATCCCCAACGACGATTGGCCCTTGATGCACGAACAGGGCGTCGCGGACATTTTTGGTCCAGGAGCCAGCACCGAAGACATCGTGCGGACCATTCGGGAGCGTGTACTCGGTGAAGGATAA
- the trpC gene encoding indole-3-glycerol phosphate synthase TrpC gives MSVSNQAKRRGTILDEIMMYHRQQLPKTMREVPLADLRAVVGLATPPLDFLAAVKAPGVSLIAECKKASPSRGLIAPRYDAAEIAETYVRGGARAISVLTDGRHFQGSLADLSAVKEALRAPGRLIPDKKDPRRARGIPVLRKDFIFHPYQLYEARAAGADAVLLIAAVLEGGDLGSLLQLARELGMEALVEVHTEAELARALQWEPRIIGVNNRNLQTFAVDFDNTARLRKMIPPAVAVVAESGLKTADDVRTMRDMGVDAVLVGETLMRSRDVVKMTRVLVNAGISAPPS, from the coding sequence ATGAGTGTGAGTAATCAGGCTAAACGACGGGGAACGATCCTCGACGAGATCATGATGTACCATCGGCAGCAATTGCCGAAGACGATGCGGGAAGTGCCACTGGCGGACTTGCGGGCGGTGGTGGGGCTGGCCACGCCGCCGCTGGATTTCCTGGCGGCGGTGAAGGCGCCGGGGGTGTCGCTGATTGCCGAGTGCAAGAAGGCTTCGCCGAGCAGAGGGTTGATTGCACCGCGTTATGACGCGGCGGAGATCGCGGAAACGTATGTGCGCGGCGGGGCGCGGGCGATTTCCGTGCTGACGGATGGCCGGCATTTCCAGGGTTCATTGGCCGATTTGAGCGCGGTCAAAGAAGCGTTGCGCGCGCCGGGGCGGCTGATTCCCGATAAGAAAGACCCTCGGCGGGCGCGGGGGATTCCCGTGCTGCGGAAGGACTTTATTTTTCATCCGTATCAACTGTATGAGGCGCGGGCGGCGGGGGCGGATGCGGTGCTGCTGATTGCCGCCGTGTTGGAGGGGGGCGATCTGGGATCGCTGCTGCAATTGGCGCGCGAATTGGGGATGGAGGCGCTCGTGGAGGTGCATACGGAAGCGGAACTGGCGCGGGCGCTACAATGGGAGCCGCGGATCATCGGCGTCAATAATCGAAATTTGCAGACGTTCGCGGTGGATTTCGACAACACGGCGCGTTTGCGAAAGATGATTCCGCCGGCGGTTGCGGTGGTGGCGGAAAGTGGGCTGAAGACGGCGGACGATGTGCGCACGATGCGGGATATGGGGGTGGATGCGGTGCTGGTGGGGGAGACGTTGATGCGCAGCAGGGATGTGGTGAAGATGACGCGCGTGTTGGTGAATGCCGGCATTTCCGCCCCCCCTTCCTAA
- a CDS encoding methyltransferase, giving the protein MPKRTASAAKRASTSSSGEAETAVFEAEVMHGMKPFAEAELRRRLGASMRLLPDQDAEAIRFAYGGDWRRCQDLRLVNAVYLAAHFPIPRPKALLGHQHWHKLLRLIAAVRALHPPRAFRTCHVSAAGRQSTILRRLQQQLAADTGLTLDETAGDLWLRLRPAASAVGGWDMLVRLTPRPLSTRFWRVRDMEGALGGPVAALMVDLTQPQATDRFLNLTCGSGTLLVERLLTAPAALAVGTDLDAAHLQLARANLAAAGAYASLMRQDDGAAALAAGAFDAIVADLPWGQLVGEAANLPTLYERVFASAARLARPGARFVLITHMVQVTEQTLAQQENSWRVLRRIPLRRGNLRPRIYVLERRNNN; this is encoded by the coding sequence TTGCCAAAACGAACAGCTTCCGCGGCTAAACGCGCGTCCACGTCAAGCAGCGGCGAGGCGGAAACAGCCGTTTTCGAAGCGGAAGTCATGCACGGGATGAAGCCATTCGCCGAGGCGGAACTGCGGCGGCGGTTGGGCGCGTCCATGCGCCTGCTACCCGACCAGGATGCCGAGGCGATCCGCTTCGCCTATGGCGGCGATTGGCGGCGCTGCCAGGATTTACGGCTGGTCAATGCGGTCTATCTGGCGGCCCATTTCCCTATCCCTCGCCCCAAAGCGCTGTTGGGGCATCAGCATTGGCACAAACTGTTGCGCCTCATTGCCGCGGTGCGCGCCCTGCATCCGCCGCGCGCCTTTCGCACCTGTCACGTCAGTGCGGCGGGGCGACAGTCAACCATCTTGCGACGATTGCAGCAGCAACTGGCGGCGGACACCGGGCTAACGCTGGACGAGACGGCGGGCGATCTGTGGCTGCGCCTGCGACCGGCGGCAAGCGCGGTGGGCGGCTGGGACATGCTGGTGCGGTTGACGCCGCGCCCGCTCAGTACGCGATTCTGGCGCGTACGCGACATGGAAGGGGCGCTCGGCGGTCCGGTGGCGGCGCTGATGGTAGACCTGACGCAGCCGCAAGCCACAGACCGGTTCCTTAACCTCACCTGCGGCTCCGGCACGTTGCTGGTGGAACGATTGCTGACTGCGCCGGCGGCGCTGGCGGTGGGCACGGACCTGGACGCGGCGCATTTGCAACTGGCGCGGGCGAATTTGGCGGCGGCGGGCGCGTACGCTTCGCTGATGCGGCAGGATGACGGCGCCGCCGCACTGGCGGCGGGCGCGTTTGACGCCATCGTCGCCGACCTGCCCTGGGGGCAATTGGTCGGTGAAGCGGCGAACCTGCCCACGCTTTACGAGCGCGTATTCGCCTCCGCCGCGCGTCTGGCGCGCCCCGGCGCGCGTTTCGTGCTGATCACGCATATGGTGCAGGTGACGGAACAAACGCTGGCGCAGCAGGAAAATTCATGGCGGGTCTTGCGGCGTATTCCCCTGCGGCGCGGCAATCTGCGCCCGCGCATTTATGTCCTGGAACGGAGGAATAATAATTAA